A window of Chanos chanos chromosome 15, fChaCha1.1, whole genome shotgun sequence genomic DNA:
CAGAAAACCCATCAGTGCTTCAAGCACATATACAGAGTCAAATTCATTCCTGTATGATGCCAtcagtgaaaaatgaattacataTGGATATATTTTCATTACTGGAAACAAGAGCAAGGTGAAATGTAACCAAATTATCAGAAGAGTAAAGCAGACGTTACTAACAACATAGAACAAGAAGTTAAAATATAGAATTTCATGAATCATtgtgggagaagaaaaaagacatccTGGagaatgtatatgtatacacacacacacacacacacacacacacacacacacacacacatatatatatatatatatatatatatatatatatatatatatatatatatatacataaaacacatgTCTTATATATAGACAGAATTTTGAGAAAACGCCTCACCTCTAAAGACTGATCAGCCTCCTCCTgttccttgttttctctctgtacagttccAGCACGACTCACATTCACCAGTGTATTCTGACTGTAAGGCCTGACAAACTTGATGTCACTCATCCTGGAATCAGTTGTTCCACACATCTCATAATTATACATGCGCTGTAAAGTACTATCAGCGTATACTGGTGGATAGTAAGGAATCACTGGAAGATTTGCAGCAGATTTATAAAACTGCCTTTCCTGTTTGCATCTGTaaattttcactgaaatgatgGCAATTAATGAAAGAATGAAGAGTATCGAAACCACAGCCAGagccaaaatcaaataaaaagtcagattgtcattgtgtttttcttcaggGTTAAAGTTAAATTCTGAGATGACTTCAGGGAAACTGTCTGCAATAGCTACATTCACGGTGACTGTAGCTGAACGAAAGGGCTGTCCATTATCTTCCACcacaacagtgagtctgtgtttcacagcatcTGTATCAGTGACCTGACgcactgttctgatttctccattctgcgctccaacttcaaacagagccctgtctgtggctttctgtagtttataggagagccaggcattctgtccagagtccacatcaacagccaCAACTTTAGTGACGAGGTAGCCAACATCTGCTGAACGAGGCACCATTTCAGCTACCACTGAGCCACCAGCTTGTACTGGATAAAGAATCTGTGGTGCATTGTCATTCTGGTCCTGGATAATAATtttcactgtaacattactACTCAGTGGAGGAGAGCCACCATCCTGTGCTTTCACGcgaaaaatgaaatattttaactgTTCGTAGTCGAAAGTACGCACAGCACTGATGACTCCACTCTCAGCATTAACAGACACATATGATGAGACTGACAAGCCGTTAACAGCGCTCTCCTCCAGAATATAAGAAACACGGGCATTCTGGTTCCAATCAGCATCACTTGCTTTTATCGTTAATATAGACTGACCTGCTGCATTGTTCTCAGCGATATAGGCTTCATAATAGTTTTTTTCAAAGAGAGGTGCGTTATCATTTACATCGGTTATCTGTAATTGCAGAGAGACACTGCTGGAAAGCTGGGGCACTCCTTCGTCTGCGCACGTTACAGTGATGTTATACTCTgcgtttttctctctgtccagctcCTGTTGAGTTTTCAGGCTGAAGAAATTGTTAGATGGAGATGTTATACTAAAGGGAATATTGTCACTGAGAGCACAGTGTACTTGGCCACTGGCACCAGAATCAGGGTCATTTACATTGATGATTGCAATCACTCTGTCAAGCTTAGAGTCCTCCGGAATAGGCTTTGGCATAGAAAGTATGTTGATGATGGGTTTGTTATCATTTATGTCTATCACGTCAATAATTAATTTACAAGAGTCAGAGAGACCTCCTTGATCTTTTGCCTCAATATCAAATTGATAACTTTTTTCTAATTCATAGTCAACCTCACCGTTAAGTGTGACCTCGCCACTTGTCTGGTCTATTACGAATACATCCGTCACACCATCCATAGCGTCTGTAATGTAATATGTTATCTTACCATATGGACCCACATCTGAGTCAGAGGCGCTGACGGTGGTTATTTTAGAACCTTTTTTTGCGTTTTCAGTTAAAGTGGCTTGGTATGTTTTCTGAGTAAAGAGAGGTGCATTATCATTAGCATCTAGCACAGTTACATGTATCTGAACCGTGCCAGACAACTGCGGTTCGCCGCCATCGATAGCCGTTAACAACAAAGACATCTGGTCCCGTTGTTCTCGATCAAGGCTTTTTTGCAACACCATCTCAACGCTTTTACTTCCATCAGCTTGATTGTGTaatttcaaagagaaatggTCTGTAGGTTTCAGCGAGTAGCTCTGCAGGCCATTGTTTCCAACGTCGGCATCGAGAGCTTTCTCCAGCATGAATTTAGCCCCTATTCCAGCAGATTCGCTGATGTCAAACctaatttcctttttcttgAAACTAGGTGCATTATCGTTTATGTCCGTGATTTCGACAGTTATTTTGTATAATTCCACCGGGTTGTCCAAAATCATTTGGAGATGTAAAGCGCAAGGAGTCGTTTTTGCGCAAAGCACCTCGCGAtctattttctcttttatcaAAAGAAACCCCGTCTCTTTATTCAGTTCAACGTATTCCGTGCTATCTCCAGTGTAAATTCGTGCCTCCCTTGATTTCAGCCTCTGTAAATCCAAGCCCAAATCTTGCGCAATATTTCCGACCACAGATCCTTTGGCCATTTCTTCGGGAGTAGAGTAACTCACTTGTGCATGAATCACATTGAAAATATAAATTAGAACATATGCAAGCTGTTGCCACGTTTTCGCTTTCACGGACATGCTTGGATATGTGTATGAAAACCTATAAATGTCAAAGACTGATAAAGCCCTTGTTTATCCGTAATCCTCAAAAAAGGTCTGGAAGATCGTGTTGTTGATAGATGATCATGGACACAAACACTAAAATGCGAGCGTTTCCCACATGAAAGCAGTGTTTAGCTGCGTGGTTTAAACGATTCTTTCTCTTAAGGTAGGTTGATGGTAGGGGAGGTTCTAAAAATGCGATCTAGTCGGATCTAACTGCACCGTTGATCAACAGCGGCCCTCTGAGTACAAACACTGAAGTACATACGCTTCGCTCACAATGTTCAGACAGAAGATGCGCACTAAACTGCACTGATGTTTCAAAGAGTTTCCGTTGCTACATTTAGCATATACAACCCTGCACATCGAATTTTAGATCATATCTGTGATTATGTCAGTCAGCGAGATTAAAAAATGTTGCAATAATCATTTAGAAAGTGAAAGAGCGCTACTACTGTGAAAGCAGTTACAATTTTGTTTTCGCCTGAGAAGGATAGTGCgttatatgttttatttatttatttatttatttttccatttgaaagCATATAGTTGGGATaaaaatcagaaacagaaagacagattgtTAAAGAAATGGAGGTCAGGTGTAGTTTCCCCTGAGAATGTATGGTTTCGgcaaaaaatgttaatttaattgCAATCAGTGTTTCGGTCTTAATTTAACTcctctctgttaaaaaaaagtccagaaTGCTCAGTTTGAGTGCACACGAGAAAAGAGTATCAGATCAGAAAGAAGACCATTCTTTTATGATCTgacaacagagaaaagctgATTTTATAAGCAAGAATGAAAGTTACATTAAAGCTTGAAATAATACTGTGCTGCACCGTGCACCGTTtccaaacacatcaaaatatGTGGCCCTAAAGCATCTTAATATGCATCAGAGATTGGATTCGAGTCGCACACGCAATGACTTGTGACTTGACTTTGGCTAGAATCCCTTCACACAAGgtccaaacaaaagaatggctaAATGCAAGGTATGCTGAATCAAAATAAAGAATGTTGGCTCGACCACATCGAaagatgagtgagtgtttgtttgttgcaaaATGCAgttattaactttttaaaggaaagctttcattgtgagtgtgtgtgtgtgtgtgtgtgtgtttgtgtgtttcatattgCATTGCAATAGCCTGTTTAAAGTGATCATCTAAGAAACATCAAATCAGTGCTGACACGGGATGCTTAGTGATAAAGGAATGATTATAGTATAGTACTTGCTTTGAATTCCCGAGATATAACAATGTAGTGCTCTAAGCAGATGGCATGCAGCAGATGATAAAACGCTCATTGCAACCGTAAGAGACTTGAGAATTGACTTGGACTTGTgaccaaagacttgagactttACTTGGACCTGCGCTCAGAGACATAGGACTTGACTCATACTTGCACTTCAAAGACCTGAGACTTCACTTGGACTCTAACTTAAAGACTTGTGAGCATCTCTAATAtgcatacagaaaaacaatgtcctgtctgtctgcctgcctgcctgtatgaatgaatggatgaatgaattaatgaatgatcACACATGGTTTCAGATTGAGAAAAGTCTCACCTCTAAAGAAGGATCAGCATCCTCCTgtgctctttcttctctcctcactgttCCTCCATGACTGACATTCACCAGTGTATTCTGGCTGTAAGGCCTGACAAACTTGATGTCACTCATCCTGGAATCAGTTGTTCCACACATCTCATAATTATATACGCGCTGTAAAGTACCATCAGCGTAGACTGGTGGGTAATATGGAATCACTGGTAGATTTGCAGCAGATTTATAAAACTGTCTTTCCCGGCTCCATCTGAAAATTTTCAGCGAAATTATGGcgattaaagaaaaaatgaagagcactgaaaccacagccagagccaaaattaaataaaacgtCAGACTGTCACTATACTTCGATTCAGGGTTAAGGCTGTTGAACTCTGAGATGACCTCAGGGAAACTGTCTGCAATAGCTACATTCACGGTGACTGTAGCTGAACGAGAGGGTTGTCCGTTATCTTCCACCACAACAATAAGCCTGTGTTTAACTGCATCTGTGTCAGTGACCTGACGCACTGttcttatttctccattctgtgctccaacttcaaacagagccctgtctgtggctttctgtagtttataggagagccaggcattctgtccagagtccacatcaacagccaCAACTTTAGTGACGAGGTAGCCAACATCTGCTGAACGAGGCACCATTTCAGCTACCACGGATCCACCAGCTTGTACTGGATAAAGAATCTGAGGTGCGTTGTCATTCTGGTCCTGGATAATAATtttcactgtaacattactACTGAGAGGAGGTGAGCCACCATCCTGGGCTTTTATGCAGAAATGTAATTCCTTTAGCTGTTCGTAGTCAAACGAACGCACTGCACTGATATCTCCACTTTCAGCATTAACTGACACATACGATGAGACTGACACACCATTAACAGCGCTCTCCACAAGAATGTATGAAACACGAGCATTCTGTTTCCAGTCAGTATCACTTGCCTTTACTGTGAATATGGAATGACCTGGTGCATTGTTCTCTAAGATATGAGCCTCATAGAAGTTTCTCTCAAACACGGGAGCGTTGTCATTCACATCTATGATATGAAGACGTAAGGAGGCACTGCTGGAAAGCGGTTGCGCTCCATCATCAGTGCACGTTACACTGATATTATACTCTGCGTTTTTCTCCCTATCAAGTTTCTGCTGGGTTCGGAGGTTGAAGAAATTAGACCTACCTACTGAAGATGTGATGTCAAAGGGGACATTGTCTTCGATGGTACAGCGTACTTGACCATTTGAGCCAGAATCAGGGTCATTCACATTAATCATTGCGATTACTGTTTCGAGCGGAGACTCCTCAGAAATGGAACTGGACATAGAAAGTATTTTGATAATGGGTTTGTTATCATTAATGTCTAACACATCAATAGACAACTTACATGAATCAGAGAGACCTCCTTGATCTTTTGCTTGAATATCGATTTCATAGTTACTTGCCATTTCATAGTCAACCTCACCGTTTAGAGTAACCTCGCCACTTAATTGGTCTATAGTAAAAAGGTCCCTGACCCCACCCTCTGTCTTtgaaatgtaatatgtaatcTTACCATTGGGACCTTGATCGGCATCAGAGGCGCTAACCACCGTAATTATAGAGCCTTTCTGTGAGTTTTCTGTTAAAGTGGCCTTATACATTTTCTGACTGAAGATAGGAGCATTGTCATTAACATCTAGTACAGTAACATGTATCTGAATCGTGCCAGACATCTGTGGTTCGCCGCCATCGACAGCTGTTAACAATAAAGACATGCGCTCCTGTTTTTCTCGATCAAGGTTTTTATGCAATACCATTTCGACGTTTTTACTACCGGCTCCTTGACTCTgtgattttaaagaaaaataatcagtAGGTTTCAGGGAGTAGTTCTGCAGACCATTTATCCCAACGTCTGGGTCGAGTGCTTTCTCCAGCATGAATTTCGCCCCGATGACAGCTGATTCACTGATTTCAAAAGTAATTTCCTTTTCCTGGAAACTGGGAGCATTATCATTTATGTCCGTGATTTCTACCGTTATTGTATACAATTCCATTGGGTCTTCCAGAATCATTTGGAGATGCAAAGCACAAGGAGTCGTTTTTGCGCAAAGCACCTCACGATCTATTTTCTCCTTTATCAGAAGTAAACCCCTCCCTTTATCCAATTCGATGTATTCCACGCTGTCCGCGACGTATATGCGTGCTTTACCAGACTTCAGTCTTTGTAAATCCAAACCCAAATCTTGCGCTATGTTTCCAACCACAGAGCCCTTACCCATTTCTTCCGGAATGGAATAACTCACTTGGGTATGGACTCCACATACGAAAAAGACCATAACACAAGCAAGCCTTTGCCACATGTTTGCCCCCCTGTAGAACATTTGAACTGTGATGTAAATCTTAGTGATATCGAACACGCGTAAAGCCCCTGCCGATCAGCAATCTTAAGAGAAATGCCTGTTAGatcctgtttttgaccaatATTGAAAATGACGGAAAGCTCCTTGCGCTTCTAATCCACCGCACAGTGGGTAGTTCACTGGCGTGTCGTAAGGGATTCTTTGTGCTGGTGAAATGTGACGCTGTGAGACAACCTGCAACATGTCGTCAGATTTACTATTGTGTTGGATCAACAGCGGCACTCTGAGTCTCAAGTGCGAACTACAAATGATTCAAAAGTTACACACATAGTCCCCATCAAGCTGCGTTCATGTCCTCACACGACCGCAGTATGTTGTCCTTATaagatcacaaaaaaacaaagttccctatttttttttaaattagagcGACACAAGCCTAAAGCAGTAACAGAGGTTAAAACCGCTCCATAAAAGGGCTTCAAATATTCTGTTCCGTTATGGTTTTGAAGAGTGTCAGAGGATGCTGTTTAGCATTTTCGTGAGAACAAATTTTGAGATTCAATGAAGACGTATGGCTCTCATCTTTGACATATTTTTTGCTGAAAATTCTCCAAAGTAACCAAAtcaaactaataataataataataataataataataatgaacttATATTTTTTCGATTAGCATACAACATACTCTAAAAATCACGACTCATACCCGCATTGGTTAAAGGCTCAGTAACTACAACGGCAAGGCTGTTGTTGTGAAAACAGGCACAGGTAGATAACATGCTGTTGAAATGGTGCAATCACTGAGAGCGTAGGCATGTTCCGAAAATTAGATGACTGGATAAATTTGGTCATTGTCTTTCAAATATGTACACAAGGCCACCTGCCAGCAAAATCATGAGCGACAATAATTATTACAGAAGTTGTGGGTTCGTGAAAAAATCTCACCTCTATCAAGAGATCGGCATCCTCCTGTTCTTTCGTTACTCTCTGCATAGTTCCAACACGACTCACATTCAGCAGTGTATTCTGGCTGTAAGGCCTGACAAACTTGATGTCACTCATCCTGGAATCAGTTGTTCCACACATCTCATAATTATACACGCGCTGTAAAGTACCATCGGCGTGGACTGGGGGATAATATGGAATCACCGGAAGATTTGCAGCAGATTTATAAAATAACTTGTTCTGCCTCCATCTGTGGATTTTCACCGAAATGATAATAGTTAATGAAAAAACGAAGAGAACTGAAACAACTGTCAGagccaaaattaaataaaaagtcagattaTCGTTGTACTTTGTGTCATGATCAAAGCTGTTAAACTCGGAAAGTACTTCAGGAAAACTGTCGGCCAAGACAACATTCACAGTGACTGTAGCTGAACGAGAGGGATGTCCATTATCTTCCACcacaacagtgagtctgtgtttcacag
This region includes:
- the LOC115828190 gene encoding protocadherin beta-16-like, with product MSVKAKTWQQLAYVLIYIFNVIHAQVSYSTPEEMAKGSVVGNIAQDLGLDLQRLKSREARIYTGDSTEYVELNKETGFLLIKEKIDREVLCAKTTPCALHLQMILDNPVELYKITVEITDINDNAPSFKKKEIRFDISESAGIGAKFMLEKALDADVGNNGLQSYSLKPTDHFSLKLHNQADGSKSVEMVLQKSLDREQRDQMSLLLTAIDGGEPQLSGTVQIHVTVLDANDNAPLFTQKTYQATLTENAKKGSKITTVSASDSDVGPYGKITYYITDAMDGVTDVFVIDQTSGEVTLNGEVDYELEKSYQFDIEAKDQGGLSDSCKLIIDVIDINDNKPIINILSMPKPIPEDSKLDRVIAIINVNDPDSGASGQVHCALSDNIPFSITSPSNNFFSLKTQQELDREKNAEYNITVTCADEGVPQLSSSVSLQLQITDVNDNAPLFEKNYYEAYIAENNAAGQSILTIKASDADWNQNARVSYILEESAVNGLSVSSYVSVNAESGVISAVRTFDYEQLKYFIFRVKAQDGGSPPLSSNVTVKIIIQDQNDNAPQILYPVQAGGSVVAEMVPRSADVGYLVTKVVAVDVDSGQNAWLSYKLQKATDRALFEVGAQNGEIRTVRQVTDTDAVKHRLTVVVEDNGQPFRSATVTVNVAIADSFPEVISEFNFNPEEKHNDNLTFYLILALAVVSILFILSLIAIISVKIYRCKQERQFYKSAANLPVIPYYPPVYADSTLQRMYNYEMCGTTDSRMSDIKFVRPYSQNTLVNVSRAGTVQRENKEQEEADQSLEFGVFT
- the LOC115828191 gene encoding protocadherin gamma-A11-like; translation: MWQRLACVMVFFVCGVHTQVSYSIPEEMGKGSVVGNIAQDLGLDLQRLKSGKARIYVADSVEYIELDKGRGLLLIKEKIDREVLCAKTTPCALHLQMILEDPMELYTITVEITDINDNAPSFQEKEITFEISESAVIGAKFMLEKALDPDVGINGLQNYSLKPTDYFSLKSQSQGAGSKNVEMVLHKNLDREKQERMSLLLTAVDGGEPQMSGTIQIHVTVLDVNDNAPIFSQKMYKATLTENSQKGSIITVVSASDADQGPNGKITYYISKTEGGVRDLFTIDQLSGEVTLNGEVDYEMASNYEIDIQAKDQGGLSDSCKLSIDVLDINDNKPIIKILSMSSSISEESPLETVIAMINVNDPDSGSNGQVRCTIEDNVPFDITSSVGRSNFFNLRTQQKLDREKNAEYNISVTCTDDGAQPLSSSASLRLHIIDVNDNAPVFERNFYEAHILENNAPGHSIFTVKASDTDWKQNARVSYILVESAVNGVSVSSYVSVNAESGDISAVRSFDYEQLKELHFCIKAQDGGSPPLSSNVTVKIIIQDQNDNAPQILYPVQAGGSVVAEMVPRSADVGYLVTKVVAVDVDSGQNAWLSYKLQKATDRALFEVGAQNGEIRTVRQVTDTDAVKHRLIVVVEDNGQPSRSATVTVNVAIADSFPEVISEFNSLNPESKYSDSLTFYLILALAVVSVLFIFSLIAIISLKIFRWSRERQFYKSAANLPVIPYYPPVYADGTLQRVYNYEMCGTTDSRMSDIKFVRPYSQNTLVNVSHGGTVRREERAQEDADPSLEVRLFSI